The following nucleotide sequence is from Mangifera indica cultivar Alphonso chromosome 17, CATAS_Mindica_2.1, whole genome shotgun sequence.
TGACCTGGGTTATGATGTAATTGTTCGTTTATAGCATGTTTTGGAAGACAAACTGggttatttatacatttaattttagGGTAAGAAGAAGAACAGGGTTGAAATGGATAGACTGGCATGAGTGGGGAATGGTTAATTCTGTTGAAAATATGTAACACGTTGACCTCTGTTGAAATCTCGTTTTAAGACCTTCATTGATGGTGCTTTGATGAAAGCTGTCAACATTCAACCCCATTAGAGAACACAATTTTGTTTTAACCAAAAAAGGattctttgataaaaataaagttcaCGAAGATAAAGATGAGAGCTAGATGaagatatatgtatttttatttttgacttgTCCTCATGAGCAATTAGGTGGTATAAGTAAATTTTATCGGTACtctaatatttgttatatttggCCACAATATAATTTGAgggataaaaagagaaaattttcaaatttaagattaagGGGATTTAAGTCCCTCCAACcgaactaaaatattatttttataaaattaggtaaattaaaatttaatagaattattgaatataatgtgtttcatgtgatcaattagaattttttttttaagatctcttagaaattttggattattcaatacattttataaataatataatctcATTGATGATATACGggattaagattttattaaacatttgaTAGAATCTaataatctattatattattttgatcctTTTCAAAAcctatataaaattgaaaatgttatCAAGAGAGGTCCACTaacccatttttttaaattacattatttcatattaatttttctatattttatttttatttaatattcaacCTTATAAGTTTTATCTCTAATCTACCactaattttattcattaaaaattattattgaaaatgggttttttaagagaaaaagacCAATTAAACAAATCTaaagaattttgaatttagaaagCATGGCTTAATCGAGTATTTTAGTTTCCCTTAATAGAGGtatgtataatttgatttgatacgatttgagagattttttaaatcaaactaaaaaaacgatttaaaaatttcaaatcaaacaaaaccgAACTAAATTGAAACAAcacaatttaaattgaattatgcaTACCTTtaactcttaattttaatagcaTTTTAACAAATTATACGTTGATATTATGAATGAAATGactatatttatgtttattaatcttaataacatatatcatgatgtgattatataaattttaagcaaCAAACGGAGATGTCAAATAGGAAGATTTGAGAATAAATTACATTacattatgaaattaatttacaCAAACCTAAGATTGAAGATGCATACATGATGACAATAGATGACGTGAAACCCCTGGCAAAATTGGTGCATATACAAGAACCAAAGTGAAGAAGGCAAAACAAAAGTCAGTCAGAACTTGATGACAAATGATTACCCAATCTAAGAAAACACCCTAGAAAATATCCCAAATTTTCTATCTTTCTttcttaatctttaaatttgGTTTCTTTCTATGATTTTCCAAGTAGAATAACATGGGTACTTTTACAGTCCTTGATTGTGATTGGCCTCCATTGCTCTGCAATGTCCTGAGCAATTTTACCAGCATCATAAGTTGTTCCTAGCAGCCCTCTTCTTGTAAACCCCACTGTATATAACCCATTATCTCCCTTCCATCCATTTGGAAATGGTGTTTTTGGCATCCCATCCTTGGTGAAGAAGTCATTTCCCTGCATTTGCACATTCATAATCAAAACAgagaaaaagtataaaaaattcttcattcCTAGATTCCATTTTGATGAGTTATCTCTAGAAAAAGTTCAAAATAGCGAGTTTGTAGGCTTGCTCAAGCAAAATGGGTCATCAGGAAAGACAATATCGGATGAAAGCTACATAAAGAGGAGGCATACAGAGAAAAGCAGAATAGCCCAAACAGACCCAAActgattttattcttttttgcaTGGAGAAAAGAAGGGATTTGTAGGTTTCTGGCTATCTGGGTAAGTGTCCAAGGCAGAAAGTGATGGGTGATTCACAATAAGATAAAactaaaactgaaaaaatgtaACCACTCATGTTTACCTTGAGCCAGGAAGGCACATTGCTTCTGTACCCAGTTGCTAAAATCACAGAATCAATCTCCTTTTCTTGTCCATCCGTGAATCTGGCTACATTTTTTGTTATCTCCTTCACACCTTCCATCACCTGGAACACTATCAATATTCAGCTAAATACTGAAGCAAATTTTTTGCAGAAAGTTACAAGCTTTTCACTATAAGGGTTTGTTTTTGGTTACTTGATTGGTTACCTTGATTTTACCAGATTTTATCTGGGAGAGTGCTCCTACATCCAGCACCGGCGTCTTTCCGGTGATGTTTTTTAGTTCAATTGGACCTGTTTTGGGACGCCGGAGACCCAATTGATCTGTGTTGCCCAAGGTGAAGTTTGCAATCAGTAGAAGTATCTTGTCTACTAGCCTTAAAGGAAACCACTTAAGCAGTGCCATGGCTATTCcaaatgttgaaaaaccaaaCATTTCTCTGGGCAAAACATGAACCTGAAACACAGAAATATgcaaaaattcatcaatttaattcaaaatgtcAAGTTATGGATATAAGGAATAAAGAAAGTACTGAAGAAGTGAAACTTACAGTGTTTCGAACAACCATATGAGGGATTGCATTGTATCTACAAAGGTCTAAACTGACTTCCATGCCAGAATTACCACAGCCAACAACCAAAACCCTCTGGTTTCTAAACTCAGAGCCAGACTTATACTCACTGGTGTGAACAACAGGGCCATTAAACTTGTCAATCCCAGCAATTTCAGGTATCACAGGCTCAGCATTTTCACCAGTGGCAACAATAAGCCATTTAGAAATGTACTCAAAATCCTGAGTCTGCACCCTCCAAAAACGAGCCGAATGGTCAAAAACAGCGTGCTGCACAGCTTGCTTGAATCGGGGTTGGATTGAGAAATGTGCAGCATAAGACTCAATGTAAGCAATGAACTGGTGTTTTGTTGGATATTTGGGGAAGTGTTCAGGAAAACCAAGAAATGGAAGCTCACAGAAGTTTTTAGGAAGATGGAGTTTAAGACGATCATAGGTTTTGTATTGCCATAAAGACGCTATACAGTCACTTTTCTCAAGAATCAAAGAAGGTACACCTTGTTGAGAAAGGCAAGCAGAAACTGCTAAACCAGAAGGCCCTGCGCCTACTATAATAGGCCCATGAAAAAACACACGCTTTGTTAGTTTATCTTCTTGATCTTTACAAGACCCCATGTATAAAATCCCAAGAACGCCAGAAAAGGGTGATCAAAGAAAGTCAAAAGcaatgaaaaaagataaaagaaagaagCTAAGTTTCTCCTTAATC
It contains:
- the LOC123201011 gene encoding probable indole-3-pyruvate monooxygenase YUCCA4: MGSCKDQEDKLTKRVFFHGPIIVGAGPSGLAVSACLSQQGVPSLILEKSDCIASLWQYKTYDRLKLHLPKNFCELPFLGFPEHFPKYPTKHQFIAYIESYAAHFSIQPRFKQAVQHAVFDHSARFWRVQTQDFEYISKWLIVATGENAEPVIPEIAGIDKFNGPVVHTSEYKSGSEFRNQRVLVVGCGNSGMEVSLDLCRYNAIPHMVVRNTVHVLPREMFGFSTFGIAMALLKWFPLRLVDKILLLIANFTLGNTDQLGLRRPKTGPIELKNITGKTPVLDVGALSQIKSGKIKVMEGVKEITKNVARFTDGQEKEIDSVILATGYRSNVPSWLKGNDFFTKDGMPKTPFPNGWKGDNGLYTVGFTRRGLLGTTYDAGKIAQDIAEQWRPITIKDCKSTHVILLGKS